In the genome of Lactuca sativa cultivar Salinas chromosome 3, Lsat_Salinas_v11, whole genome shotgun sequence, the window TCTCCTTTCCAAACCACAGTTACAAACTCTCAAAGGCTATCTATGGACTCAAGCAAGCTCCTCGGGCATGGTACGAGATCCTCACTGATTTTTCTCAAACGCTCCAGTTTTCAAAGAATTATTCTAGACCCCACTTTATTCTGAAGATCAAACGGTAAACATCTCATGCTAGTACAAATCTATGTGGACGACATCATCTTTGGATCTACGGACCCGTTTATGGTTGCTTACTTTGCCAAACTTATGATCAatcgattccaaatgagcatgaatcgggAGTTAAGCTTCTTCCTCGAACTCCAAGTTAAACAAATTAACAGAGGAATTTTTATTCACCAAGAGAACTACATCTCGAAACTcctcaagaaatactcaatggacacctATGCCTCTGCCAAGGTACCAATGGGCTTCGGACACAAGATCTTTGCCGACCCATCCGGTGTTCCTGTGGATGAAAAGAAGTATcgtggaatgattggatctcAACTTTATCTCACATCAAGTCGTCCGGATATAATGTTTTCCACATGCCTATGTGCCAAATTTCAAGTCAACCCAAAGATGTCCCATCTTTTGGCTGTGAAACAAATTTTCCGATACCTTAAAGGTACCAAGAGTCTTAAAATGTGGTACCTAGCAAATGAGAGCTTCCTACtccaagcctattcagatgcgaATTGTGGTGGTCTTCAACTTGATAGAAAAAGCACTTCGGGTGGCTATCAATTCTTAGGTGGTCGTTTGGTcagttggtcatccaagaaacagaactgcATTGCTCTCTCTATAGCCGAAGCATAATACATTGCTGTTGCTAGCTGTACATCTCAAGTCCTGTGGATGCAATCTCAATTCATGGATTATGGTTACCTCTTTCAACGCGTTCCTATGTATTGTGACTCTCAAAGTGAAATTGCGATTTCTCACAATCAAATTTAGCACTTAATGACAAAACACGTCGATATAAggtaccatttcataaaagatcatgtagttaatggtaacattgaactcatttttgttccatctgacgatgaGATTGCCGATGTCTTTACCAAGGCATTAGACAAAACCAAATTCAGTGGTTTTCTGAACAAGATTGGTATGATGATACCAGATCCGCAGTTCTTTCAAGAGACTTGTTCTCTTTGACAGACATATCTGAAAGAAACCTAATTCCAATCTCAAAATCTTTTCATCTTAGAACTACTTTCACTCGGAATACATAGGATCATTTCTCTTGTTGTTATATCTGACCTTCACTTGATTTTTTAAGTTGTACAGTTCATTCTAATTGTTTGTTGTTCTAAGTCCACATTGTCACCATATTCGATTGTCATCTCAGAACTTACTTCATAATGGCATCCCGAAATTCCACTCTGGAAAAGGTATTACATTTTGTGCTCCGGATTCTTTCAAATGCGCACTGGAACTGTTTAAATGTGCTCCAGAATTTCACAATCACTCCGGAAGATTTCTTAAATTTTCAACCGGGAATGTTTCACAAATTTTGCTCCGGAATTCTCAAATCTCACAATTATGTTTCGGAACCATTTTCATATTTACTTTGGAGTTTCTTCAAAATTACGATTCcgtattttttcaaaaaattaaacTGAGTATCTGCTCTGAAATTTTCAAACGAGTTAAACTTTTGGTCCTGAATCAAAATTCACTTCGGAATATTTTCGTTTTCCGGAACTTTTTTCATAACAAGTATGTTCCGAAATTCAACTCTTTATCGTCCGGATCATACTCATTCCGGAACAACTCTTCCGGAATTCCAAAGGATAATAAGGTGAAACGTTTTCAGTCTCAACGGTTACTTTTTCAGATAAACCTATCCTACTTTCGTCGATTGTAATGACACGATTGCACGCCCCCGTAAAAGTAGCCATCGAATCGCCGGTTCCGTTTTTTATTTCTAACCACACAAACCTTAACCTTTCACCTCCTATGTCAAATCAACATCTCCTTCATTAAATGCGACCCACTTTATGTTTAGATCCTAATCATCACTTTTCTGACCCGACCCATTTACCTTACCTATATATACCCATTCAAAACCCCATTTTACCTCTTTACGCTCCCAAAACCCTCAATCTCCAAATTCTCTCAACTGTTCATCATGTTCCTCAAAAACTCATAACCTGCAACGATGGCATCTTCTCAAGAACCCACACCCATTACTCAAATCCCAAAGAATTCCATTGAAAAGAAGAAGTCTTCCAAAGGTTCAAAAGGTTCATCCTTCTCTGCTGATCAAGAACCGTTCTTAAGAGACACTACCCAGTTGTTATCTCTCAACCCACTGGACTACGATGAATCTATCATGGTTATGATCGAGTTCATCGCAAATCACCCTATATCCATCCCACTTACCAAAATCCTTGAACCTCCACtaccacttcatcatcttcaccgaGCTTTCACCAGTATCAGATTAACGATGGTGTATTGGAGACCACCATCATTGGAGACAAAACTGTTCCTATTTACCAATCGACCTTCCTCAAGGCGATTGGTGTAAAGGCAAATCCCAAAGGTTTCAAGGTCGTTGAACCAAAGTCTGAAGAGTTTCAGACGTTTCTGAGCTACATTGGCTACACACAAGACTACAAGGCCAAGGATTTCAAGAAGTTTGCTGTTTCCGGACTTTGGACTGTTCTTATGCACCTCATCATTAGAGGGTTGTCCGGAAAGCATGGAGGGACGGACACCTTAAGCAAGGATTGGCTCAATGTCGTCTTCAGCATCTACTCCGGACGCACGAATGTTGTTGATCTTCTGGAAGTCTTGTGGCAAGACTTCTGCAAATTTGCTACAAAGACGAAGCCTAATGAAATTTCAAGCCCTAGGTTCTGGGCACTGACGCTCCAACAAGTATTCAAGGAGCTTTCTGAACCACTTCCGGTAAACACCATTCCTCCAGAGGTATGTGTCTCTTTCAAAATAGTTAAGGCCTATAGGATTCCGGACCAATCCTCTTTTGGTTCGGTCAGACGCAATCTGGACCACATGTTGGCCCTCATTCCTTCCGATTCTCTTTATTTAAAACAACATCTAGAGACGTCGGTTGTGTTCGACCCAACACAACCTGCCCCTGTCTCAGTTGAGCCTATTTCGGAAGAAGCCAAACCTGATAAGTCCGGACCTAAATTCAAGAAACTAGCCAAGTGAAAGGCTTCTCCCTCTAAGCTCAAAACCAAAAAGAAAGCCAAAGTCGGTACTTCCTCCCAACAGGAAGGCACCCATGACATTTCGGCTGATTCTGGCCGTCCGCACACCCCACCTACCCACTCATTTGAGGTACTCCTCGATGTTTCAAAATCACTCGCACACACTCATAGGGAGTCTCCACACAATCCACCCTCACCTTCTCAAAAAGGTGATGCAGGTGTTGAACATACATCCTTGCATCCCCTGGAACCAACCCAAGTGTCACCTTTGATGATCTTATCGTCTCTTCTACATGCATGCACTCTGGAACCCCTGTTCTGGACCCCAAGCTTTCTAGGGATGGAGCACTCTCTCCAACTCCAGAAGcctcaactggtctgatacccggAAGGAGTATAGGACGACTAGGTACTAATGATCCTCTTTGGGAAGATTATGTTGACATGGCCGCATCCAGACGTTCGGATCTCACTCGAGCTCAAGTGGAGTCCACGCTCATTGCCATGAGGAACAAGGTTATTGAAAGAAACTTTCCCTATGTACCTCCCACTGATGCAGATGCTATAAACGACCTTACCTCGAAATAGCCCCCATTACTACACATCAAAGTATTTTCCACATGGATCCGGAAGAAGAGATCTCTGAAGAAATCATGCTGGATGAAGATGCAAAAATCCTTCCGGACGCATGTCTTATGACTTCAGTTCACTACCAATCAAAGGAATCCGCATCCAAGTCTTCCTATGACTTTGGATCCTCATCTTCTACTACTCCGGACGGAGGTTCAAATGCCAAACTTCAAGAAGATGATGCAGCAACAAATTTGGGCCCTTCAACAAACGTTTCCTCACAAGCTCCtccaaacaacttgtattctgaTTCCGAATCCTCTGCTGGTACCTAAATAGACCCCCTCGCACTCCTTGAGATCCAAACGAATGTCTCCGACACTATGCAAAAAGTGGCCTCCACTGAAACTTCTGTCACTGAGCTAAATACGAAGATGGATCAAAAGGTCTCCGGACTTGATTCCAAGCTTGATGCCATTCTTCAATCTTTTTCTCAGCAGTCCGGACCATCTGTTGCTGAGATAGAAGCTCAACTAGATCAGCTGATCTCTCTCTGACTCAAACGAACAATGGAAGAAGTGGACTCCAAATACGACATTCTAGTCGACAACTATCTCAATACAATCACTTCCATGCTGAAGGTTCATGACGACTTGGTGGATGCTACCAACGAGCTAATAAATAAGACCCACATTCGTCATGAGAAACAAATTCAAAGGTTGGAGAAGGATATCAAATAGAAGGATGAGATAAACTTGATAATTCAACAAGTCCTTATCAAACTTCTTCGCTCAACTTGGAACATCGTTGATGTTTTGAACCAGAAGTTTGATGAGATGATATCCATCGTCGGTGAGATGTTCAAACACCTTGCTGCTCAAGCCCCAACATCCGAAGCATAGGACACCCTCACCCTTCAGCTTAACACTGTCCTTTAGAAAGTCTTCTCCAAATTTGACGAGCTCAAGGATTTCTTGATACTTGCATTGGTTCTGAGGGCACCtgatgcaagagggggagaaggaccAAGTAAAACATGGAAACCTGCCTCGGAGTTTAAACTCCGAGATGAAGACTTGGATTCCGATGATGAAGTCCAAATCGTGTCCGAACTTCTAGGAAACTCTTCTGCTGATGAAGAAGACAATGACGAAGATAAGTATGTCACAAATGGTGGTTTAGGCCTTGAAGCTCCTAAGAAACTATTTCCAAAGATTCTATATGAGGAAGAGAAGAGAATTTGGTCCACAACCTCCTGACCAACTTCTTTACCAGATGCTTTTCAAAAAGCAATACAAATGGCCAAAGCAAAATCCCTTCTCACCGCACAAGCCTTCCGACCCACTCCCTCAGTACAGCCTCTCAATTCGAAACCAAAAATCGCTCCAATCGACCAGAGCTCTCCCTCTGGATCCCAGATGTTATTCCGAAAGAACCACTTCCAAATCCCATTCCGGAATTCATAATCGACgaaaacatgaagatggtcgACAATGCACTTCAAAGAGACAAATGAAAGAAGCCTATGACTACCAAACAACAAGCCCTTTATTCCGGACCTCCCCTCAAGCAGAAACTTGGATGGTTGCAGGAAGAAATCAATCAGGCACTAGAGGACAACATTCGGATTCAAGCCTTGAAAGACAACCCTGATCCAATGTGAGGCATATCTCCTCTTTGCCGTGAAGACATTCTCAAGTCTGAGGAAATAATTCCTTGCATGCACTATGACATATATTCAAATGATTCTAATCAGCTGGATCTTCCCCTCTTTCCCTTCAGCAAATT includes:
- the LOC111876141 gene encoding uncharacterized mitochondrial protein AtMg00810-like, whose product is MDTYASAKVPMGFGHKIFADPSGVPVDEKKYRGMIGSQLYLTSSRPDIMFSTCLCAKFQVNPKMSHLLAVKQIFRYLKGTKSLKMWYLANESFLLQAYSDANCGGLQLDRKSTSGGYQFLGGRLVSWSSKKQNCIALSIAEA